Proteins from a single region of Nocardioides anomalus:
- a CDS encoding response regulator transcription factor yields MGEGLVVVVEDEPAIAELERRYLARAGFGVHVETRGLAGLDAVRRLRPVLVVLDVGLPDLDGIELCRRLREDGDWTPVLFVTARDDEVDRVLGLEIGGDDYLTKPFSPREMVARVKAVLRRGREAVRAEALVAGPVRLDPATRQVGVDGVPVALTATEFNLLEVLLRGRGRVLGRSELLAQAWGQVDYGTSRTVDVHVAQLRAKLGDDCPIETVRGVGYRVAR; encoded by the coding sequence GTGGGCGAGGGGCTGGTCGTGGTCGTCGAGGACGAGCCCGCCATCGCCGAGCTGGAGCGGCGCTACCTCGCCCGGGCCGGCTTCGGGGTCCACGTCGAGACCCGGGGCCTCGCCGGCCTGGACGCCGTACGACGGCTCCGGCCGGTCCTCGTGGTGCTCGACGTCGGTCTGCCGGACCTCGACGGGATCGAGCTGTGCCGCCGGCTGCGCGAGGACGGGGACTGGACGCCGGTGCTCTTCGTGACCGCCCGCGACGACGAGGTGGACCGGGTGCTCGGGCTGGAGATCGGGGGCGACGACTACCTGACCAAGCCGTTCTCCCCGCGCGAGATGGTGGCCCGGGTCAAGGCCGTGCTGCGCCGGGGCCGGGAGGCGGTGCGGGCGGAGGCGCTCGTGGCGGGCCCGGTGCGGCTGGACCCCGCGACGCGGCAGGTGGGCGTCGACGGCGTGCCGGTGGCGCTGACCGCCACGGAGTTCAACCTGCTGGAGGTGCTGTTGCGCGGCCGTGGGCGGGTGCTGGGCCGGTCCGAGCTGCTCGCGCAGGCGTGGGGCCAGGTCGACTACGGCACGAGCCGGACCGTCGACGTCCACGTGGCCCAGCTGCGCGCCAAGCTCGGCGACGACTGCCCGATCGAGACCGTGCGTGGCGTCGGCTACCGGGTGGCGCGGTGA
- a CDS encoding isocitrate lyase/PEP mutase family protein: MSAEALLALHHGDGFVLPNAWDAGSARILGGLGFAAIASTSAGIAWSLGVPDGGALDRDTMLESVGRIVAAVDVPVSADLESGYDDVATTVRRAVDVGAVGGNLEDQVGGVLFGAEEAADRVAAARAAAPAGTFVLNARTDVWMTGSRSFDEGLARLTAYAEAGADCVFAPGLADEDLIRDLAASVPVPLNVVAGLASTTDARTLLALGVRRVSLGGSLARAAYSHLERAGRELLETGTLGFLDGAVSYGELQQRFGAG; encoded by the coding sequence GTGAGCGCTGAGGCGCTCCTCGCGCTGCACCACGGCGACGGGTTCGTGCTGCCCAACGCCTGGGACGCCGGCTCCGCGCGGATCCTCGGCGGGCTCGGGTTCGCGGCGATCGCCTCCACCAGCGCCGGGATCGCCTGGTCCCTCGGCGTGCCCGACGGGGGCGCGCTGGACCGCGACACCATGCTGGAGTCGGTCGGCCGGATCGTGGCCGCCGTCGACGTGCCGGTGAGCGCCGACCTGGAGTCCGGGTACGACGACGTGGCCACGACCGTGCGCCGCGCGGTCGACGTCGGCGCGGTCGGCGGCAACCTGGAGGACCAGGTCGGCGGTGTGCTGTTCGGTGCGGAGGAAGCGGCGGACCGGGTGGCCGCGGCGCGGGCCGCGGCCCCGGCCGGCACCTTCGTGCTCAACGCCCGCACCGACGTGTGGATGACGGGCAGCCGCTCCTTCGACGAGGGGCTCGCCCGGCTCACGGCGTACGCCGAGGCCGGCGCGGACTGCGTCTTCGCGCCCGGCCTGGCCGACGAGGACCTCATCCGCGACCTGGCCGCCTCGGTGCCGGTCCCGCTCAACGTCGTGGCCGGCCTGGCCAGCACCACCGACGCCCGGACGCTCCTCGCGCTCGGCGTGCGGCGGGTCAGCCTGGGCGGCAGCCTGGCCCGCGCGGCGTACAGCCACCTCGAGCGCGCTGGCCGCGAGCTGCTCGAGACCGGCACCCTCGGCTTCCTCGACGGGGCGGTCTCCTACGGCGAGCTGCAGCAGCGGTTCGGCGCCGGGTGA
- a CDS encoding NAD(P)H-binding protein — protein MIAVVGGHGKTGRAVRAALTARGVETVATGRAEWPALADAVAGCAAAYLIAPNLHPDEPAYVAEALDALRAAGVGRVVYHSVASPYCPAMPHHLGKAVAEDLVRRSGLAWTVLQPGAYLQNLDLTRDVAVPYDVDAVFGFADRDDVAEVAALVLTETGHEGATYELASRTATVAGLAAEAGVRATRTDEQPDGWLGAMFAHYDAHGLPAGPRTMAGLLGRPGR, from the coding sequence GTGATCGCCGTCGTCGGCGGCCACGGCAAGACCGGCCGCGCGGTCCGCGCCGCGCTCACCGCGCGCGGGGTCGAGACGGTGGCCACCGGCCGAGCGGAGTGGCCGGCCCTGGCCGATGCGGTGGCGGGCTGCGCCGCGGCGTACCTCATCGCGCCGAACCTGCACCCCGACGAGCCGGCGTACGTCGCCGAGGCGCTCGACGCTCTGCGCGCGGCCGGGGTGGGCCGGGTGGTCTACCACTCCGTCGCCTCGCCGTACTGCCCGGCGATGCCGCACCACCTCGGCAAGGCGGTCGCGGAGGACCTGGTGCGCCGGTCGGGCCTGGCCTGGACGGTGCTGCAGCCGGGGGCGTACCTGCAGAACCTCGACCTCACCCGCGACGTCGCGGTGCCCTACGACGTCGACGCGGTCTTCGGGTTCGCCGACCGCGACGACGTGGCCGAGGTCGCGGCGCTGGTGCTGACCGAGACCGGGCACGAGGGCGCGACGTACGAGCTGGCCAGCCGCACCGCCACCGTCGCCGGGCTCGCGGCGGAGGCCGGGGTGCGCGCCACCCGGACCGACGAGCAGCCGGACGGCTGGCTGGGCGCGATGTTCGCCCACTACGACGCCCACGGGCTGCCGGCGGGCCCGCGCACCATGGCCGGGCTGCTCGGCCGGCCCGGGCGGTAG
- a CDS encoding nucleoside deaminase — translation MALTETDLTHLRRCVGLAREGLDDGDEPFGSVLVSGAGEVLFEDRNRVGDGDETRHPELEIARWSARLDPAERAAATVYTSGEHCAMCAAAHGWMGLGRIVCAVSTAQLSAWRADWGLPAGPVLPLSVGEVAPGVPVDGPAPELEDEVRALHRRHAERRGAGG, via the coding sequence ATGGCGCTCACCGAGACCGACCTGACCCACCTGCGGCGCTGTGTCGGGCTCGCGCGCGAGGGGCTGGACGACGGCGACGAGCCGTTCGGCTCGGTGCTGGTCAGCGGCGCGGGCGAGGTGCTCTTCGAGGACCGCAACCGGGTCGGGGACGGCGACGAGACGCGGCACCCGGAGCTGGAGATCGCCCGCTGGTCGGCGCGCCTGGACCCGGCCGAGCGCGCGGCCGCGACGGTCTACACCTCCGGCGAGCACTGCGCGATGTGCGCGGCCGCGCACGGCTGGATGGGGCTCGGCCGGATCGTGTGCGCCGTCTCCACCGCCCAGCTCTCCGCCTGGCGGGCCGACTGGGGACTGCCCGCCGGTCCGGTGCTGCCGCTGAGCGTGGGGGAGGTGGCGCCCGGCGTACCCGTGGACGGGCCGGCGCCCGAGCTGGAGGACGAGGTGCGCGCGCTGCACCGGCGCCACGCCGAGCGGCGCGGCGCTGGGGGCTGA